The Fragaria vesca subsp. vesca linkage group LG2, FraVesHawaii_1.0, whole genome shotgun sequence genome includes a window with the following:
- the LOC101309220 gene encoding DNA topoisomerase 2-binding protein 1-A-like — MLQTPPFKGANVFMSRKLVPPEIFDALHDALKLNGANVVLCCDPSRTGPDDFHVIASSDHEKFEDLRAKGCQLLGPQCVFSCANEHRSLPKQGFTCCLALDGVNVLASGFEADEKIKIRNLITSMGGVLHTKTSLDVSFVIAKDVLATKYKWALYTLKKPVLTINWLYQCCKEHRIVPQESFRVLPFSGLMISVTRIPAGDKYKVAQKWGYIYIVTRKWFDQSIARRACLNEESFPVQGDSLSSKKIVKGCFASQNSQSNRSGFLQAAPPSVVADSNFTASTCGGIVDSDLEASVSQSMLPKSSCAPVFCKEGDSKVPPLESKYEVTLEDCVADDSESEENDLYLSECRISLVGFEASEMRRLVNIIRRGGGTRYMSFNDRLTHIVVGTPSEIEKKEVRGFAACGVIHVVRATWLEDCDRQKKEIPVLQQHSACDILLPKGALTGTSGMIQGQISTIHQRMPSDQLCGNRSVATGMDLLEKNRKEVSEINRDDDRSVKAAVRSFDKNRLPVIKDKSKVQLHDKTRGQQKIHLESSVQNGKPSSVFKGKLFRFSDSFPEDRRGEIIEWVNQGGGLTIDAHLKQKAHFTIECHGVIPRSVDSTHTTYVSSHWIRSCLEDGYLLDVSNHILYTPLPCRTPLPGFEHFRFSVSQYEEKDRLLLRNLCFTLGAKFVEKLNKKVTHLLCKFTSGSKYEAACKWGTHRVTCDWIYECVKQNKVIALDQYYPKEVTAEDQEAGLCTTSQFPTQDVQMISVGNPSECPSQSQDRSFSPFEAIGRRNENIREEAKESSCTKKARIFEDVEQSGLLSSGISISNPPNTTGNQKANTFGEVSQAVPDVASAIEDLLEQTTKIHDQSSSESIFASDCAMLGHDPPRPLSLSGLSKHWLNSGGKKDDTNDPSGKQTAGLYDQFSETQTDSQVIGYEEDLSGRQMLIDSFRTRSSSRK; from the exons ATGCTCCAAACGCCGCCGTTTAAGGGCGCCAACGTCTTCATGTCGCGGAAGCTCGTCCCGCCGGAGATTTTCGACGCGCTTCACGACGCGCTCAAGCTCAACGGCGCCAACGTCGTCCTCTGCTGCGACCCCTCCCGCACCGGCCCCGACGACTTCCACGTCATCGCTTCCTCCGATCAC GAGAAGTTTGAGGATCTCAGAGCCAAGGGCTGCCAACTGCTCG GTCCTCAATGCGTGTTTTCTTGCGCGAACGAGCACAGGTCGCTGCCTAAACAAGGCTTTACTTGCTGCCTTGCATTGGATGGTGTCAATGTACTTGCCTCTGGTTTTGAGGCAGATGAAAAG ATTAAGATAAGGAACTTAATAACGTCAATGGGGGGAGTTTTACATACTAAAACATCTTTGGATGTTAGCTTTGTCATTGCAAAGGATGTTTTAGCTACGAAATACAAG TGGGCTTTATATACATTGAAGAAGCCCGTCCTTACTATAAATTGGTTATATCAATGCTGCAAAGAACATCGCATTGTTCCTCAAGAATCCTTTAGGGTTCTTCCGTTTTCTGGCTTGATGATCTCCGTAACCAGAATTCCAGCAG GTGACAAGTACAAGGTTGCACAAAAGTGGGGTTATATTTATATTGTAACTCGGAAATGGTTTGATCAATCGATTGCTAGAAGAG CTTGTCTAAATGAGGAGTCCTTTCCAGTTCAAGGTGATTCTTTATCTTCAAAGAAGATTGTAAAGGGTTGCTTTGCTTCACAAAATAGCCAAAGCAATCGTAGTGGGTTCTTGCAAGCTGCACCGCCATCGGTGGTTGCAGATTCAAATTTTACAGCTTCTACTTGTGGTGGGATTGTAGATTCTGATTTAGAAGCTTCTGTTTCACAAAGCATGCTTCCAAAATCTTCTTGTGCCCCTGTATTTTGTAAAGAGGGGGATAGCAAAGTCCCTCCCTTGGAATCAAAATATGAGGTGACCCTTGAAGATTGTGTTGCTGATGATTCTGAGTCTGAAGAAAATGACCTGTACTTGTCAGAATGTAGAATATCACTTGTTGGTTTTGAAGCTTCTGAAATGCGTCGATTGGTTAATATTATTCGCAGAGGTGGGGGCACCCGTTATATGTCATTCAATGATAGGTTGACACACATAGTAGTTGGAACTCCTTCTGAAAT TGAAAAGAAGGAGGTACGGGGATTTGCAGCTTGTGGTGTCATTCATGTGGTTAGAGCCACCTGGCTTGAAGATTGTGATCGCCAGAAGAAAGAGATACCTGTTCTCCAGCAGCATAGTGCCTGTGATATACTTCTTCCTAAAG GAGCACTGACTGGTACAAGTGGTATGATTCAAGGGCAAATTTCTACTATTCATCAGAGGATGCCTTCTGATCAGTTATGTGGGAATAGGAGTGTGGCAACTGGAATGGATTTATTGGAGAAAAATAGAAAAGAGGTATCAGAAATAAATAGGGACGATGACAGGTCCGTGAAAGCAGCAGTTAGATCATTCGACAAGAACAGACTACCTGTCATAAAGGATAAAAGTAAGGTCCAGTTACATGACAAAACAAGGGGCCAACAGAAGATACATCTGGAATCAAGTGTTCAAAATGGCAAACCTTCTTCTGTATTTAAAGGGAAACTTTTCCGCTTTTCAGATTCCTTTCCTGAAGACAGG AGAGGTGAAATCATTGAATGGGTAAATCAAGGGGGAGGATTGACAATTGATGCTCATCTAAAGCAGAAGGCTCACTTCACTATTGAATGTCATGGTGTGATACCCAGATCTGTGGACTCTACTCATACTACATATGTATCAAGTCACTGGATCCGATCATGTTTGGAG GATGGATACTTGCTGGATGTTAGTAATCACATTCTTTACACTCCTCTTCCCTGCCGGACTCCGTTGCCTGGATTCGAACACTTTCGGTTTTCTGTTTCACAATACGAAGAGAAAGATAGACTGTTACTACGAAATTTGTGTTTTACACTGGGAGCTAAATTTGTGGAAAAACTGAATAAGAAGGTTACCCATTTGTTATGCAAGTTTACCAGTGGAAGTAAGTATGAGGCTGCTTGTAAATGGGGAACACATCGAGTTACCTGTGACTGGATATATGAGTGCGTGAAGCAG AATAAAGTCATCGCTCTCGACCAATATTATCCTAAAGAAGTTACTGCTGAAGATCAAGAGGCAGGGTTGTGTACTACAAGTCAGTTTCCTACACAAGATGTTCAAATGATATCTGTGGGCAATCCATCTGAGTGTCCAAGTCAATCACAAGATCGGAGCTTCTCACCCTTTGAAGCCATTGGTCGTAGAAATGAGAATATCAGGGAAGAAGCTAAAGAATCAAGTTGCACTAAGAAGGCAAGGATTTTTGAAGATGTTGAACAAAGCGGTCTTCTTTCTTCAGGGATAAGTATTAGCAATCCTCCAAATACGACTGGAAACCAGAAAGCGAACACTTTTGGTGAAGTATCCCAAGCTGTTCCTGATGTAGCTTCTGCTATTGAGGACTTGTTGGAGCAGACAACCAAG ATACATGACCAGAGTTCATCAGAGAGT ATTTTTGCATCGGATTGTGCAATGCTTGGTCACGACCCTCCGCGTCCTCTCTCCCTGAGTGGACTATCGAAACACTGGTTAAACAG CGGCGGGAAAAAGGATGACACTAACGATCCGTCTGGAAAGCAAACTGCTGGATTGTATGATCAATTTAGCGAAACACAGACCGATTCTCAG GTTATTGGATATGAGGAAGATTTGTCAGGCCGGCAAATGCTTATAGACAGTTTTCGGACGCGAAGTAGCAGTAGGAAATAG
- the LOC101309510 gene encoding uncharacterized protein LOC101309510 — MDDPNPAADSSRPSTSVLKSGDRQMFTVELRPGETTIVSWKKLVRDTNKVNALPPVTAPEPPANAHPNLESRIAPVQPSGEGEGEGEEGKDEAGPNRFSAVIEKIERLYMGKDSSDDEDQNIPDDDQYDTEDSFIDDAELDEYFEVDNSAIKHDGFFVNRGQLERINTTAALPNQQPKKRRRKEAKSPGENDDSHLPNKQAKLGKTAGAKITSGLAKNSSGPATIAVTTGYREDVKFQNPLYASGYSSTKKSADSKTVVNPSPLKALDGDASALLGDVKNIDKPKSGSLLPKDSSNRFKDASGSSDTSYHKYHDKSAYSQTKIQSGKLSSNADELESSIRARAKNGIRQIPDLNLSDGKYSVPTTKTSHVHRKEGSSVRPKGSMLEKAIRDLERMVAESRPPAMENAEGDNSSQAIKRRLPREIKMKLAKVARLAQASHGKISKELLNRLMSSLGHLIQLRTLKRNLKVMISMGLSAKKEKDDRFQQIKKEVIDMVKMNASSLESKALEQQAGSSDDFQDTSGAKEVSKRKFSMDPVLEDKICDLYDLYADGLDEDVGPQIRKLYAELAGLWPSGFMDNHGIKSAICRAKDRRRERYSQNKDQEKMRRKKMLTPKVEESVRVEGSSIPQQQYIRERLATEPGSHGSGNKPVSGTTAAVRIPSPINGPSFDRLKQEKLKGSASNSPDDTRVGDGAVIKKKVKRKPDQELDETRIRPEKLPSQQGEERQKSFKQAAGVPHKSNHQSTGLPSVEQSS, encoded by the exons ATGGACGACCCCAACCCCGCCGCCGATTCCTCCCGCCCCTCCACCTCCGTTCTCAAATCCGGCGACCGCCAAATGTTCACCGTCGAGCTCCGCCCCGGCGAGACCACCATCGTCTCCTGGAAGAAGCTCGTTAGGGACACTAACAAGGTCAATGCCCTGCCTCCCGTCACTGCTCCCGAGCCTCCCGCCAACGCTCACCCTAACCTCGAGTCTCGTATAGCTCCG GTACAACCTTCTGGAGAGGGAGAGGGAGAGGGAGAGGAAGGGAAAGATGAAGCTGGGCCGAATCGTTTTAGTGCTGTGATCGAGAAGATTGAGCGCCTTTATATG GGTAAAGACAGTAGTGATGATGAAGATCAAAATATTCCTGATGATGATCAGTATGATACTGAGGACTCTTTTATTGATGATGCCGAGTTG GATGAATACTTTGAAGTTGATAATTCAGCTATAAAGCATGACGGATTCTTTGTCAACAGGGGCCAACTAGAACGAAT AAACACAACTGCTGCATTACCTAACCAGCAACCAAAGAAAAGGAGAAGAAAAGAGGCAAAGAGTCCTGGTGAAAACGATGACAGTCACCTGCCAAATAAACAAGCAAAGTTAGGTAAGACAGCAGGAGCAAAGATTACATCTGGGCTTGCAAAGAACTCATCTGGTCCTGCTACTATTGCTGTAACCACGGGATACCGTGAAGATGTGAAATTTCAGAATCCATTGTATGCTAGTGGTTATTCATCCACTAAAAAGTCTGCTGATTCTAAAACAGTTGTCAATCCTTCTCCTTTGAAAGCTCTGGATGGAGATGCTTCTGCACTGCTAGGGGATGTGAAGAATATTGATAAGCCTAAGTCAGGAAGCCTGCTTCCTAAGGACTCAAGTAATAGATTTAAAGATGCCAGTGGGTCCTCTGATACATCGTATCATAAATATCATGATAAAAGTGCTTACTCACAGACCAAAATCCAGTCTGGTAAACTATCTAGCAACGCTGATGAACTGGAATCATCAATTCGTGCGAGAGCGAAAAATGGGATCCGTCAAATTCCTGACCTTAATCTCTCTGACGGGAAGTACTCCGTTCCAACTACA AAAACTTCACATGTGCACAGAAAGGAGGGTTCTAGTGTAAGGCCAAAGGGTTCAATGCTTGAAAAGGCTATTAGGGATTTGGAACGGATGGTTGCAGAAT CAAGACCACCTGCTATGGAGAATGCAGAGGGAGATAATTCATCCCAAGCAATTAAAAGGAGATTGCCCAGAGAAATAAAGATGAAGCTTGCTAAAGTTGCTAGACTGGCG CAGGCTAGCCATGGAAAAATATCAAAAGAGTTACTTAATCGGCTTATGAGTAGCCTTGGGCACTTGATACAACTCAGGACATTGAAG AGAAACTTAAAGGTTATGATCAGTATGGGTTTATCAGCCAAAAAGGAGAAAGATGACAGGTTTCAACAGATCAAGAAGGAAGTTATCGATATGGTTAAGATGAATGCATCCTCCTTGGAGTCTAAG GCCTTGGAACAACAAGCTGGGTCCTCGGATGATTTTCAAGATACCTCTGGAGCAAAAGAAGTCTCTAAAAGAAAGTTTAGCATGGATCCCGTATTAGAGGACAAGATTTGTGACCTCTATGACCTCTATGCTGAT GGGCTGGATGAAGATGTAGGTCCACAAATAAGAAAGCTCTATGCTGAG TTAGCGGGATTGTGGCCTAGTGGTTTCATGGACAATCATGGCATCAAAAGTGCAATTTGTCGGGCAAAAGATAGACGGAGGGAGCGATACAGCCAAAATAAA GATCAGGAGAAAATGAGGAGGAAAAAGATGTTGACTCCAAAAGTAGAGGAGTCTGTTCGAGTTGAGGGGAGTTCAATTCCCCAACAACAGTATATACGAGAGAGATTGGCAACTGAACCTGGCAGTCATGGTTCAGGGAATAAACCTGTATCAGGTACAACAGCAGCTGTGAGGATACCCAGTCCAATAAACGGTCCTAGCTTTGACAGGCTCAAACAAGAGAAGCTCAAGGGAAGTGCAAGTAATTCCCCTGATGACACGAGGGTTGGAGATGGTGCAGTGATAAAGAAGAAGGTAAAGAGGAAGCCAGATCAAGAGTTGGATGAAACTCGGATACGGCCAGAAAAGTTACCTTCCCAACAAGGTGAGGAAAGACAAAAGTCGTTCAAGCAGGCGGCTGGTGTACCCCATAAGTCAAACCACCAATCCACAGGCCTTCCTAGTGTTGAGCAGTCAAGCTGA